A stretch of Helicobacter pylori DNA encodes these proteins:
- a CDS encoding DUF262 domain-containing protein, with amino-acid sequence MKATESTINDFFALTGTIFSIPVYQRNYTWEEENCEKLLQDIVSISQNKKTHFMGSITYILHRIDDEKSLRQLQEFVIIDGQQRVTTLMLLLKAIETKIPNEGIKKEIGNLLNLSGQRLRLKPIKSDKEAFDLVMQNRSHEIQGVSHIRNNYKFFTKELDDYISKGYRIEEIYGAFLWLKIVAIGLKLGEDDPQVVFESINATGVQLKGLDLIRNYLMMGENSKNQKHLYDTYWVPLEEWLGERDLNDFIKTYLRIYFEDKLKKEEREVYYALKAHHRDNFSDDIQGLMSDMREYGRIYQIFLDRDHYFLDRGDPQQLANLRLRIKDLVKIKFGVAKPFILRCARDFEEGKLDYENFCEILQILISYFVRRSVCGDPAPALAELLYSLYRQLGEDVSADALKRYLGKSVGRTAFPNDDKIKAAFLVRNAYAANQVCKFILLEIEKLSNAEPPREENLEVEHFYPKTPTQEWRDRVGDYFTFEQDYLNNFGNLTLSGQNQRLGNKSYEAKIALMEEYGSLHLNDYFINNTHSWGIEEVKARSGYLADQFCQVGLFKDLPKEYRARELHKTLDDDLTNHNLQSVKLPNDQRRMARNAKELASVVIDYLLENAREAFESYTDDESQRYICWDKAKAQLRDRDGTLVVPFEKYGFYFVSNASYQTTGSNLKDLILGCNLNPRDFVVE; translated from the coding sequence ATGAAAGCAACAGAAAGCACCATTAACGACTTTTTTGCCCTAACAGGCACGATCTTTTCTATCCCTGTATATCAGAGGAACTACACTTGGGAAGAAGAAAATTGTGAAAAATTGCTGCAAGATATTGTCAGTATTTCTCAAAATAAGAAAACGCATTTCATGGGTTCTATCACTTATATTTTGCATCGGATTGATGATGAAAAGAGCTTAAGACAACTGCAAGAATTTGTTATCATTGACGGGCAGCAAAGGGTTACCACTCTCATGCTTTTGCTTAAAGCCATAGAAACAAAGATACCAAATGAAGGGATAAAAAAAGAGATTGGTAATCTACTCAATCTTTCGGGACAAAGGCTGCGTCTCAAACCCATTAAAAGCGACAAAGAAGCCTTTGATTTAGTCATGCAAAATCGATCGCATGAAATACAAGGCGTATCACACATTAGGAATAATTATAAATTTTTCACCAAAGAGCTTGACGATTATATCAGCAAAGGGTATCGCATAGAAGAGATTTATGGGGCGTTTTTGTGGCTTAAAATCGTAGCCATAGGCTTAAAGTTGGGCGAAGACGATCCGCAAGTGGTGTTTGAAAGCATCAACGCTACAGGCGTGCAATTAAAAGGGCTAGATCTTATCCGCAACTATCTGATGATGGGAGAAAATTCCAAAAACCAGAAACATCTCTATGATACTTATTGGGTTCCTTTAGAGGAATGGCTTGGCGAAAGGGATTTGAATGATTTCATCAAAACCTATTTGAGAATCTATTTTGAAGATAAATTAAAAAAAGAAGAGCGTGAAGTGTATTACGCGCTAAAAGCCCACCACAGAGACAATTTCTCTGATGATATACAAGGTCTTATGAGCGATATGCGTGAGTATGGCAGAATCTATCAAATCTTTTTAGACAGGGATCATTATTTTTTAGATCGTGGAGACCCGCAGCAGTTAGCGAATTTACGCCTGCGTATTAAGGATCTTGTGAAAATCAAATTTGGCGTGGCAAAGCCCTTTATTTTGCGTTGTGCCAGAGACTTTGAAGAAGGCAAGTTAGATTATGAAAATTTCTGCGAAATTTTGCAAATCCTTATCAGCTACTTCGTGCGCCGGAGCGTGTGCGGGGATCCTGCCCCTGCACTTGCTGAACTTCTTTATTCTTTATACAGACAGCTAGGGGAAGATGTTTCAGCCGATGCGTTGAAGCGGTATTTGGGCAAGAGCGTTGGACGAACGGCGTTCCCCAATGACGATAAAATTAAAGCGGCGTTTCTTGTGCGTAACGCTTATGCAGCGAATCAAGTGTGCAAATTCATTTTGCTTGAGATAGAAAAATTGAGTAACGCCGAACCGCCAAGAGAAGAAAATCTGGAAGTGGAGCATTTCTACCCCAAAACCCCCACCCAAGAATGGCGCGATAGGGTGGGGGACTATTTCACTTTTGAGCAAGACTACCTCAATAATTTTGGGAATCTAACCTTATCAGGGCAAAATCAAAGGCTTGGCAACAAATCTTACGAGGCAAAAATAGCGCTTATGGAAGAATACGGCTCCTTGCATTTAAACGACTATTTTATCAATAACACCCATTCTTGGGGGATAGAGGAAGTGAAGGCTAGGAGCGGATATTTAGCGGATCAATTCTGTCAAGTAGGATTGTTTAAAGATTTGCCTAAAGAATACCGCGCAAGAGAGCTTCACAAAACCCTTGATGATGACTTAACTAACCATAATCTTCAAAGCGTCAAGCTCCCCAATGATCAAAGGCGCATGGCAAGAAACGCTAAGGAATTGGCTAGCGTTGTCATAGACTACTTGCTAGAAAATGCCAGAGAAGCCTTTGAAAGCTATACAGACGATGAGTCTCAAAGATATATTTGTTGGGATAAAGCAAAAGCGCAATTAAGGGATAGAGATGGCACTTTGGTTGTGCCTTTTGAAAAATACGGATTTTACTTTGTAAGCAATGCGAGTTATCAAACTACGGGCAGTAATCTTAAAGATCTTATCTTAGGCTGCAATCTCAATCCCAGAGACTTTGTTGTGGAATGA
- a CDS encoding nickel-dependent hydrogenase large subunit: MSKKIVVDPITRIEGHLRIEVIVDDDNVITDAFSSSTLFRGLETIIKGRDPRDAGFIAQRICGVCTYSHYKAGITAVENALGITPPLNAQLVRSLMNMALLFHDHVVHFYTLHGLDWCDIMSALKADPIQAAKLSFKYSPYPINTGAGELKAVQKRLNDFAKGGSLGPFSNGYYGHKTYRLSPEQNLIVLSHYLKLLEIQREAAKMTAIFGAKQPHPQSLTVGGVTSVMDILDPTRLAEWKSKFEVVANFINHAYYPDLVMAGEMFANEQSVIKGCGLRNFIAYEEVLLGKDKYLLSSGVVLDGDISKLHPIDESLIKEEVTHSWYQYEDTKEVQLHPYDGQTNPHYTGLKDGESVGIENKIIPAKVLDTKNKYSWIKSPRYDSKPMEVGPLSSVVVGLAAKNPYVTEVATKFLKDTKLPLEALFSTLGRTAARCIEAKTIADNGLLAFDALVENLKSDQSTCAPYHIDKNQEYKGRYIGQVPRGMLSHWVRIKNGVVENYQAVVPSTWNAGPRDSKNQRGAYEMSLIGTKIADLTQPLEIIRTIHSFDPCIACSVHVMDFKGQSLNEFKVEPNFAKF, translated from the coding sequence ATGTCAAAAAAAATCGTAGTCGATCCTATCACTAGGATTGAGGGGCATTTAAGGATTGAGGTGATTGTAGATGATGATAATGTGATCACCGATGCGTTTTCTTCTTCTACGCTTTTTAGGGGGCTAGAGACCATTATTAAAGGCAGAGATCCACGAGATGCAGGCTTCATCGCTCAAAGGATTTGTGGGGTATGCACTTATTCGCATTATAAGGCTGGTATCACTGCGGTAGAAAACGCTCTAGGCATCACCCCCCCATTAAACGCGCAATTGGTGCGATCTTTGATGAACATGGCGTTGCTTTTTCATGACCATGTGGTGCATTTTTATACTTTGCATGGGCTTGATTGGTGCGATATTATGAGCGCTTTAAAAGCCGATCCCATTCAAGCGGCAAAACTCTCTTTCAAATACAGCCCTTATCCCATTAATACCGGTGCGGGCGAATTAAAAGCGGTTCAAAAACGCTTGAATGATTTCGCTAAAGGCGGATCTTTAGGGCCTTTTAGTAATGGCTATTATGGGCATAAAACCTATCGTTTAAGCCCAGAGCAAAATTTAATCGTCTTAAGCCACTACCTTAAGCTTTTAGAAATCCAAAGGGAAGCGGCGAAAATGACCGCTATTTTTGGGGCCAAACAGCCTCACCCACAAAGCCTAACGGTGGGGGGTGTTACGAGTGTTATGGATATATTGGATCCGACGAGATTGGCGGAGTGGAAGAGCAAGTTTGAAGTGGTGGCCAATTTTATCAACCATGCTTACTACCCTGATTTGGTGATGGCAGGCGAAATGTTCGCTAACGAGCAATCCGTTATTAAAGGCTGCGGCTTAAGGAATTTTATCGCTTATGAAGAAGTGTTGCTCGGGAAGGATAAATACCTTTTGAGTAGTGGGGTGGTGCTTGATGGGGATATTTCTAAATTACACCCCATTGATGAAAGTTTGATTAAAGAAGAGGTTACGCATTCTTGGTATCAATATGAAGACACTAAAGAAGTGCAACTCCACCCTTATGACGGGCAAACGAACCCGCATTATACCGGTTTAAAAGACGGCGAGAGCGTGGGGATTGAAAATAAAATCATCCCTGCTAAAGTGCTTGACACTAAAAATAAATATTCTTGGATAAAATCGCCCAGATACGATAGTAAGCCCATGGAAGTAGGCCCTTTAAGTTCCGTAGTGGTAGGGTTAGCGGCGAAAAACCCTTATGTTACTGAAGTGGCTACGAAGTTTTTAAAAGACACTAAACTGCCTTTAGAGGCGTTGTTTTCAACGCTTGGGCGCACAGCTGCAAGGTGTATTGAAGCTAAAACGATTGCTGATAATGGCCTTTTGGCGTTTGATGCACTAGTGGAAAATCTAAAGAGCGATCAAAGCACTTGCGCTCCTTATCACATTGATAAAAATCAAGAATATAAAGGGCGCTACATTGGTCAAGTGCCAAGGGGCATGCTAAGCCATTGGGTGCGTATTAAAAACGGCGTGGTGGAAAATTATCAAGCGGTAGTGCCTTCCACTTGGAATGCGGGGCCTAGGGATTCCAAAAACCAAAGAGGGGCTTATGAAATGAGCTTGATTGGCACTAAAATCGCTGATTTAACCCAGCCTTTAGAAATCATTAGGACTATCCATTCTTTTGACCCATGCATCGCATGCTCAGTGCATGTGATGGATTTTAAAGGGCAGTCTTTGAACGAGTTTAAAGTAGAGCCTAATTTCGCTAAATTCTAA
- a CDS encoding hydrogenase 1 small subunit: protein MFYDEKKTYQRIEERLEIVSSFNAHNEHKNLQDEFKGAGISRRDLLKWAGMMSATLALPASFAPLTLKAVEVANRLPVIWLHMAECTGCSESLLRSADPTIDSIIFDYINLEYHETIMVASGFQAEKSLHDAIEKHKNNYILMVEGGIPQGTEYFLTQGPNAETGAEECRKAAQYAAAIFAIGTCSSFGGVQAAYPNPSNAQPLHKIIDKPVINVPGCPPSEKNIVGNVLYYLMFGALPKLDAYNRPSWAYGNRIHDLCERRGHFDAGEFVEHFGDENAKRGFCLYKMGCKGPYTFNNCSKLRFNSHTSWPIGAGHGCIGCSEPNFWDTMSPFEEPLANRSIKTAFDGLGADKVADKVGTTLLSATAIGIVAHALLSKAIKNKE from the coding sequence ATGTTCTACGATGAAAAAAAGACCTATCAAAGGATTGAAGAACGCCTTGAGATAGTCAGCTCGTTTAACGCTCATAACGAGCATAAAAACTTGCAAGACGAGTTTAAGGGTGCGGGCATTTCTAGGCGCGATTTGTTGAAGTGGGCGGGCATGATGAGCGCGACTCTAGCTTTACCGGCTAGCTTTGCTCCCTTGACTTTGAAAGCGGTGGAAGTGGCTAACAGATTGCCCGTGATTTGGTTGCACATGGCAGAATGCACCGGCTGTAGCGAGAGCTTGTTAAGGAGCGCAGACCCCACCATTGATAGCATTATCTTTGATTACATCAACCTAGAATACCATGAGACCATCATGGTAGCGAGCGGTTTTCAAGCTGAAAAAAGCTTGCATGACGCCATAGAAAAGCATAAAAACAATTACATTTTAATGGTAGAAGGCGGTATCCCCCAAGGCACAGAATACTTTCTCACTCAAGGCCCAAACGCTGAAACGGGGGCTGAAGAATGTAGGAAAGCCGCTCAATATGCAGCCGCTATTTTTGCCATAGGTACATGCTCAAGTTTTGGGGGCGTGCAAGCGGCTTATCCTAACCCCTCTAACGCGCAACCCTTACACAAAATCATTGATAAACCCGTGATCAATGTTCCCGGTTGCCCGCCTAGTGAAAAAAATATCGTGGGTAATGTGCTTTATTACTTGATGTTTGGGGCTCTCCCTAAATTGGATGCGTATAACCGCCCCTCTTGGGCTTATGGGAATAGGATTCATGATTTGTGCGAAAGGAGAGGGCATTTTGATGCGGGCGAGTTTGTGGAGCATTTTGGCGATGAAAACGCTAAAAGGGGCTTTTGTTTGTATAAAATGGGCTGTAAAGGGCCTTACACTTTCAACAATTGCTCCAAACTCCGCTTCAATTCACACACCTCTTGGCCCATAGGTGCAGGGCATGGGTGCATAGGGTGTTCTGAGCCTAATTTTTGGGATACGATGAGTCCTTTTGAAGAGCCTTTGGCGAATCGCTCCATTAAAACCGCCTTTGATGGCTTAGGGGCTGATAAAGTGGCCGATAAAGTCGGCACGACTTTGCTGAGTGCAACCGCTATTGGCATTGTCGCGCATGCGCTCCTTTCTAAAGCGATCAAAAACAAAGAGTAA
- the cybH gene encoding Ni/Fe-hydrogenase, b-type cytochrome subunit: MDKMNKVVLHKEYSGFVRFFHWVRALSIFTLIATGFYIAYPFLQPNSSFYKGVYLLQAYVRSFHVMFGFLLISALIFRTYLFFTKESLMERRSFGQLLSPKAWIDQMKAYFLISGKPHTKGLYNPIQLVAYFTLVVLIVLMSLSGVVLYYNVYHAGLGAFLASAFKWFEALCGGLANVRFIHHLATWGFILFVPVHVYMVFFHSIRYESSGADSMINGYGYTKE; encoded by the coding sequence ATGGATAAAATGAATAAGGTCGTTTTACACAAAGAGTATTCAGGTTTTGTGCGCTTTTTCCATTGGGTTAGGGCTTTGAGTATTTTTACTTTAATCGCTACAGGGTTTTACATCGCTTACCCTTTTTTGCAGCCTAATTCCAGCTTTTATAAAGGGGTGTATCTTTTACAAGCTTATGTGCGCTCTTTTCATGTCATGTTTGGGTTTTTACTCATTAGCGCATTAATCTTTAGAACCTATCTTTTTTTCACTAAAGAAAGCTTGATGGAACGCAGGAGTTTTGGCCAACTTTTAAGCCCAAAAGCTTGGATTGATCAGATGAAAGCGTATTTTCTTATCAGCGGCAAACCCCACACTAAAGGATTGTATAACCCTATCCAGCTCGTGGCTTATTTCACTTTAGTTGTTTTGATCGTATTGATGAGTTTGAGCGGGGTGGTGCTGTATTATAATGTCTATCATGCGGGGCTTGGGGCGTTTTTAGCAAGCGCTTTTAAGTGGTTTGAAGCGCTTTGTGGGGGGTTAGCGAACGTGCGTTTTATCCACCACTTAGCGACTTGGGGATTTATTTTGTTTGTCCCTGTGCATGTTTATATGGTGTTTTTCCATTCTATCAGGTATGAAAGTTCGGGGGCGGATTCTATGATTAATGGCTATGGTTACACCAAAGAATGA
- a CDS encoding NAD(P)H-dependent oxidoreductase, with product MKKVLIINGAKAFGSSGGKLNETLTQHAKKTLESLRLEVDTTIVDEGYEHAQEVEKVFSADATIWQMPGWWMGEPWIVKKYIDEVFTSGHGKLYASDGRSSQNPTKNYGKGGLMHGKKYMLSLTWNAPIEAFNDPNEFFEGVGVDVVYLHLHKAFQFLGLSALPTFICNDVMKNPQVEQYLNSLTTHLHQAFGK from the coding sequence ATGAAAAAAGTACTCATCATTAATGGGGCCAAAGCGTTCGGGAGCTCTGGGGGGAAACTCAATGAAACTTTGACCCAACATGCAAAAAAGACTCTAGAGTCTTTAAGGCTAGAAGTGGATACAACAATCGTGGATGAAGGCTATGAACATGCTCAAGAAGTGGAGAAAGTCTTTAGCGCTGATGCGACGATTTGGCAAATGCCTGGCTGGTGGATGGGCGAGCCTTGGATTGTGAAAAAATACATTGATGAAGTCTTCACTTCAGGGCATGGGAAGCTTTATGCTAGCGATGGCAGAAGTTCGCAAAACCCCACTAAAAACTACGGGAAAGGGGGCTTGATGCATGGTAAAAAATACATGTTGAGCTTGACTTGGAACGCTCCCATTGAAGCCTTTAACGATCCTAATGAATTTTTTGAAGGGGTGGGTGTGGATGTTGTGTATTTGCATTTGCATAAGGCGTTCCAGTTTTTAGGGCTTTCAGCGTTGCCCACTTTTATTTGCAACGATGTGATGAAAAACCCCCAAGTGGAGCAGTATCTTAACTCCCTAACCACGCATTTGCACCAAGCTTTTGGTAAGTGA
- a CDS encoding 2,3,4,5-tetrahydropyridine-2,6-carboxylate N-succinyltransferase yields MMNKFKNFVSNYQQSNSYKEPLGFGIARVDIAPISKKILCATYPVLNWKEENLGSYAVFCNSLSKDKILKESASERVVEIDESFVLKALDFYTPFLNEAYSNKMAHKNIQVVLELLKALEENRLKNNNGESLYRLVILYEDKPCESVESAYMKLLALSLGKAPLRSLNLEGIFNQLSNAAWSGNKPYELEWLRMNEVALKMRGHFPSIDFIDKFPRYLMQLIPEFDNIRLLDSSKTRFGAYLGTGGYTQMPGASYVNFNAGAMGVCMNEGRISSSVVVGAGTDIGGGASVLGVLSGGNNNPISIGKNCLLGANSVTGISLGDGCIVDAGVAILAGSVIEIEENEFKKLLEVNSALEKHANNLYKGKELSGKNGVHFRSNSQNGKLIAFRSVKKIELNQNLH; encoded by the coding sequence ATGATGAATAAGTTTAAAAATTTTGTGAGCAACTACCAGCAATCTAATAGCTATAAAGAACCTTTAGGTTTTGGCATTGCCAGAGTGGATATTGCTCCTATTTCTAAAAAGATTTTATGCGCCACTTACCCCGTTTTGAACTGGAAAGAGGAAAATTTAGGCTCTTATGCGGTGTTTTGTAATTCGCTTTCTAAAGACAAAATCCTAAAAGAGAGCGCGAGCGAGCGCGTCGTTGAGATTGATGAAAGTTTTGTGTTAAAAGCGCTGGATTTTTATACGCCCTTTTTGAATGAAGCCTATTCTAATAAAATGGCTCATAAGAATATCCAAGTGGTTTTAGAGCTTTTAAAGGCTTTAGAAGAAAATCGTTTGAAAAATAATAATGGGGAGTCTCTTTATCGCTTGGTGATCCTGTATGAAGATAAGCCTTGCGAGAGCGTGGAGAGCGCGTATATGAAACTTTTAGCGCTTTCTTTAGGGAAAGCCCCTTTGAGGAGTTTGAATTTAGAGGGCATTTTTAATCAGCTTTCTAATGCGGCTTGGAGCGGCAACAAGCCTTATGAATTGGAATGGCTCAGAATGAACGAAGTGGCTTTAAAAATGCGAGGCCATTTCCCTAGCATTGATTTTATAGATAAATTCCCGCGCTATTTGATGCAATTAATCCCTGAGTTTGACAATATCCGCTTATTGGATAGCTCAAAAACGCGCTTTGGGGCGTATTTAGGGACCGGAGGTTACACTCAAATGCCCGGGGCTAGTTACGTGAATTTTAACGCAGGGGCTATGGGAGTGTGCATGAATGAGGGGCGTATTTCTTCATCAGTGGTGGTTGGAGCAGGCACTGATATTGGTGGGGGAGCTAGCGTTTTAGGCGTTTTAAGCGGAGGGAATAACAACCCCATTAGCATCGGGAAAAATTGTTTGCTAGGGGCTAATAGCGTTACCGGGATTAGTTTAGGCGATGGCTGTATTGTGGATGCAGGCGTTGCCATACTAGCCGGGAGCGTGATAGAAATTGAAGAAAATGAGTTTAAAAAGCTTTTAGAAGTGAATAGCGCTTTAGAAAAACATGCGAACAACCTTTACAAAGGCAAGGAGCTTTCCGGAAAAAATGGCGTGCATTTTCGTTCCAATAGCCAAAATGGCAAGCTGATCGCTTTTAGGAGCGTGAAAAAAATTGAGTTGAATCAAAACCTGCATTAA
- a CDS encoding succinyldiaminopimelate transaminase, whose product MTFEPYPFERLRALFKEITPKKKGLDLGIGEPRFETPKFIQDALKSHTHSLNIYPKSAFEESLRAAQRGFFKRRFKVELKENELVSTLGSREVLFNFPSFVLFDYQNPTIAYPNPFYQIYEGSAQFTRAKSLLMPLTKENGFTPGLNEKELQEVDLVILNSPNNPTGRALSLEELISWVKLALKHDFILINDECYSEIYENTPPPSLLEACMLVGNEAFKNVLVIHSLSKRSSAPGLRSGFIAGDSRILEKYKAFRTYLGYTSANAIQKASEIAWLDDEHAEFFRNIYANNLKLARKIFKNTLIYPYSFYVYLPVQNGENFAKRLYQNEGITTLPALYLGRNRIGTDYVRLALVYDTPLLEKPLEIIETYRENHA is encoded by the coding sequence ATGACCTTTGAGCCTTATCCTTTTGAACGATTAAGAGCCTTGTTTAAAGAAATCACCCCTAAAAAAAAGGGGTTAGATTTAGGCATCGGCGAGCCGCGATTTGAAACGCCCAAATTCATTCAAGACGCCCTCAAAAGCCACACCCATTCGCTCAATATCTACCCTAAAAGCGCGTTTGAAGAAAGTCTGAGGGCGGCTCAAAGGGGTTTTTTTAAACGCCGTTTCAAGGTAGAATTGAAAGAAAACGAATTAGTTTCCACGCTAGGATCTAGGGAAGTGTTGTTCAATTTCCCTAGTTTTGTTTTATTTGATTATCAAAACCCCACTATCGCCTACCCTAACCCCTTTTATCAAATCTATGAAGGATCAGCCCAATTCACTAGAGCTAAAAGCCTTTTAATGCCCTTAACTAAAGAAAATGGTTTCACGCCAGGCTTGAATGAAAAGGAGTTGCAAGAAGTGGATTTAGTGATCTTAAATTCCCCTAACAACCCCACCGGAAGAGCCCTTTCTTTAGAAGAGCTGATTAGTTGGGTCAAACTCGCCTTAAAACATGATTTTATTTTAATTAATGATGAATGTTATAGTGAAATTTATGAAAATACGCCTCCTCCTTCGCTTTTAGAAGCTTGCATGCTGGTTGGTAATGAAGCGTTCAAAAATGTTTTAGTGATCCATTCGCTCTCCAAACGATCTAGCGCTCCAGGCCTAAGGAGTGGTTTTATCGCTGGGGATAGTCGCATTTTAGAAAAATACAAAGCGTTTCGCACTTATTTAGGCTATACGAGCGCTAATGCGATCCAAAAGGCCAGTGAAATCGCTTGGCTAGATGATGAGCATGCAGAATTTTTCCGCAATATTTATGCGAATAATTTGAAACTAGCGCGAAAAATCTTTAAAAACACGCTCATTTATCCTTATAGTTTTTATGTGTATCTGCCCGTTCAAAACGGCGAAAATTTTGCTAAAAGACTTTATCAAAATGAAGGCATTACTACTTTACCGGCTTTGTATTTAGGGCGTAATCGTATCGGCACTGACTATGTGCGTTTAGCCCTTGTCTATGACACCCCCCTTTTAGAAAAGCCTTTAGAAATCATAGAAACTTACCGAGAAAACCATGCTTGA
- a CDS encoding tetratricopeptide repeat protein — translation MLKKSLLLLVFLILQLSGAEENNQAPKNTPPELNPANAKGAPNPNTQITPKNDNSNLLDKLGSPENAQTELSAGIELAKKGDYQGAFKLFSQSCDNGNAAGCFAVGAMYANGVGIQTNRLKAARYYEMGCSGGDATACANLAQMYENKKNADSNDKENALQLYAVACQGGDMLACNNLGWMFANGSGVPKDYYKAMSYYKFSCENGNDMGCYNLGLMSNVNNIYGIDKAQLSQVDLNYLACNAGDMMGCANLGWIYANGDLGAPLNNHYAAKYFQMACDGGILGSCNNLGVLYQKGLGVPQDDQRALDLFSYACDNGFESSCRNYGNFKEHLLRVNPNYGRLFMPYNSYEIP, via the coding sequence ATGCTCAAAAAAAGTTTGTTATTGCTTGTTTTTTTAATCTTACAGCTTAGTGGCGCTGAAGAAAACAATCAAGCCCCAAAAAACACGCCCCCTGAATTAAACCCTGCTAACGCTAAGGGCGCGCCAAACCCTAACACCCAAATCACCCCTAAAAACGATAACTCTAACCTGTTAGACAAATTAGGATCGCCTGAAAACGCTCAAACCGAGCTTTCTGCTGGTATTGAATTGGCTAAAAAGGGCGATTATCAAGGGGCTTTCAAGCTTTTTTCCCAATCGTGTGATAATGGTAATGCGGCCGGGTGTTTTGCGGTGGGGGCGATGTATGCTAATGGGGTAGGGATCCAAACGAACAGATTAAAAGCCGCTCGCTACTATGAAATGGGTTGCAGTGGGGGCGATGCGACCGCTTGCGCGAATTTGGCTCAAATGTATGAAAACAAAAAAAACGCTGATTCAAACGATAAAGAAAACGCTTTGCAATTGTATGCGGTGGCTTGTCAAGGGGGGGATATGCTCGCATGCAATAATTTGGGGTGGATGTTTGCTAATGGGAGTGGGGTCCCAAAAGATTATTACAAAGCGATGAGTTATTATAAATTTTCATGCGAAAACGGGAACGATATGGGGTGCTATAATCTTGGCTTGATGTCTAATGTGAATAATATTTATGGCATTGATAAAGCACAACTCAGTCAAGTGGATTTGAATTATTTGGCTTGTAACGCTGGGGATATGATGGGGTGCGCGAATTTGGGCTGGATTTATGCGAATGGGGATTTAGGGGCTCCGTTAAATAACCACTACGCGGCGAAATATTTCCAAATGGCATGCGATGGGGGGATTTTGGGGAGCTGTAACAATTTAGGCGTGCTGTATCAAAAGGGTTTAGGCGTGCCTCAAGACGATCAAAGGGCTTTGGATTTATTCTCGTATGCGTGCGATAATGGTTTTGAGTCAAGCTGCCGTAATTATGGGAATTTCAAAGAGCATTTATTGCGCGTGAATCCTAATTACGGGCGCTTGTTCATGCCATACAATTCTTATGAGATACCCTAG
- the ispG gene encoding flavodoxin-dependent (E)-4-hydroxy-3-methylbut-2-enyl-diphosphate synthase, producing the protein MLENRVKTKQIFIGGVAIGGDAPISTQSMTFSKTADIESTKNQIDRLKLAGADLVRVAVSNEKDALALRELKKMSPLPLIADIHFHYKFALIAAQSVDAIRINPGNIGSKDKIKAVVDACKEKNIPIRIGVNAGSLEKQFDQKYGPTPKGMVESALYNAKLLEDLDFTNFKISLKASDVMRTLEAYRMLRPLVIYPFHLGVTEAGNLFSSSIKSAMALGGLLMEGIGDTMRVSITGELENEIKVARAILRHSGRLKEGINWISCPTCGRIEANLVDMASKVEKRLSHIKTPLDISVMGCVVNALGEAKHADMAIAFGNRSGLIIKEGKVIHKLAEKDLFETFVIEVENLAKEREKSLKD; encoded by the coding sequence ATGCTAGAAAATAGAGTTAAGACCAAGCAAATTTTTATCGGTGGCGTGGCCATAGGAGGTGATGCTCCCATAAGCACGCAAAGCATGACCTTTAGCAAAACCGCTGATATTGAAAGCACTAAAAATCAAATTGACAGACTCAAACTCGCCGGGGCTGATTTAGTGAGGGTAGCGGTGAGTAATGAAAAGGACGCCCTAGCCTTAAGAGAATTGAAAAAAATGTCTCCTTTGCCTTTAATTGCTGATATCCATTTCCATTATAAATTCGCTCTCATTGCCGCTCAAAGCGTAGATGCGATCAGGATCAATCCCGGAAACATCGGATCTAAAGACAAGATCAAAGCGGTGGTTGATGCTTGTAAAGAAAAAAACATTCCCATAAGAATTGGCGTGAATGCCGGGAGTTTAGAAAAGCAGTTTGATCAAAAATACGGACCCACCCCAAAAGGCATGGTAGAAAGCGCTTTGTATAACGCCAAACTTTTAGAAGATTTGGATTTTACCAATTTTAAGATTTCTTTAAAAGCGAGCGATGTGATGCGCACCTTAGAAGCTTACAGGATGCTACGACCTCTTGTGATCTATCCTTTCCATTTGGGGGTTACTGAAGCGGGGAATCTTTTTAGCTCCAGTATCAAATCCGCTATGGCTTTAGGTGGGCTTTTAATGGAGGGCATTGGGGATACGATGCGCGTATCCATCACAGGGGAATTAGAAAATGAAATCAAAGTGGCTAGAGCGATTTTACGCCATAGCGGGCGTTTGAAAGAGGGGATTAATTGGATTTCTTGCCCCACTTGCGGGAGGATTGAAGCCAATTTAGTGGATATGGCGAGCAAGGTAGAAAAACGCTTAAGCCACATTAAAACCCCTTTAGACATTAGCGTGATGGGTTGCGTGGTGAATGCTTTAGGTGAAGCCAAGCATGCAGACATGGCGATCGCTTTTGGGAATCGCAGCGGTTTGATCATTAAAGAGGGTAAAGTCATTCACAAACTGGCTGAAAAGGATTTGTTTGAAACCTTTGTGATAGAAGTGGAAAATTTAGCTAAAGAAAGAGAAAAAAGTTTAAAGGATTAG